A DNA window from Actinokineospora baliensis contains the following coding sequences:
- the lpdA gene encoding dihydrolipoyl dehydrogenase, with protein MSTHFDVVVLGAGPGGYVAAIRATQLGLKTAIIEERYWGGVCLNVGCIPSKALLRNAELAHILQHETKTFGIQVDGSISLDYGAAFQRSRTVAEGRVKGVHYLMKKNSITQFAGWGTFRDASTIDVALADGGTETITFGNAIIAAGATTRLLPGTSLSDRVVTYEEQILSDTLPESIVIAGAGAIGVEFAYVLHNYGVKVTIVEFLDRMVPLEDEEVSKELLRRYKKLGIDVRVGTKVESIDDSGAKVKVTVSKGDTRDVIEADKVLQAIGFAPRVDGYGLENTGVKLTDRKAIEIDGFCRTSVPNIYAIGDVTAKLMLAHAAESMGVIAAETIAGAETMELDYVMIPRATYCQPQIASFGYTEAQAREKGYDVQVAKFPFTANAKAHGLGEAVGFVKLISDKTHGELLGGHLIGPEVTELLPELTLAQQWDLTVHEVARNVHAHPTLGEAVKEAIHGLAGHMINM; from the coding sequence ATGAGCACACACTTCGACGTCGTGGTCCTCGGTGCGGGGCCTGGCGGGTACGTCGCGGCGATCCGGGCGACCCAGCTCGGACTCAAGACCGCGATCATCGAGGAGCGCTACTGGGGCGGTGTCTGCCTCAACGTCGGCTGCATCCCCTCGAAGGCCCTCCTGCGCAACGCCGAGCTGGCGCACATCCTCCAGCACGAGACCAAGACGTTCGGCATCCAGGTCGACGGCTCGATCAGCCTCGACTACGGCGCCGCCTTCCAGCGCTCCCGCACCGTGGCCGAGGGCCGGGTCAAGGGGGTGCACTACCTGATGAAGAAGAACTCGATCACGCAGTTCGCCGGGTGGGGCACCTTCCGCGACGCGAGCACCATCGACGTGGCCCTGGCCGACGGCGGGACCGAGACGATCACCTTCGGCAACGCGATCATCGCCGCGGGCGCGACCACCCGGTTGCTGCCCGGCACGTCGCTGTCGGACCGGGTGGTGACCTACGAGGAGCAGATCCTCTCGGACACGCTGCCGGAGAGCATCGTCATCGCGGGCGCGGGCGCCATCGGCGTCGAGTTCGCTTACGTGCTGCACAACTACGGCGTGAAGGTCACCATCGTCGAGTTCCTGGACCGGATGGTGCCGCTGGAGGACGAAGAGGTCTCCAAGGAGCTGCTGCGCCGGTACAAGAAGCTCGGCATCGACGTGCGGGTGGGCACCAAGGTCGAGTCGATCGACGACTCCGGCGCGAAGGTGAAGGTCACGGTGTCCAAGGGCGACACCCGCGACGTCATCGAGGCGGACAAGGTGCTGCAGGCCATCGGCTTCGCACCCAGGGTGGACGGCTACGGCCTGGAGAACACCGGCGTCAAGCTCACCGACCGCAAGGCCATCGAGATCGACGGCTTCTGCCGCACCTCGGTCCCCAACATCTACGCCATCGGTGACGTCACCGCGAAGCTGATGCTCGCCCACGCCGCCGAGTCCATGGGTGTCATCGCCGCGGAGACCATCGCGGGCGCGGAGACCATGGAGCTGGACTACGTGATGATCCCGCGCGCGACCTACTGCCAGCCGCAGATCGCCAGCTTCGGCTACACCGAGGCCCAGGCGCGCGAGAAGGGCTACGACGTCCAGGTCGCCAAGTTCCCGTTCACCGCCAACGCCAAGGCGCACGGCCTCGGCGAAGCGGTCGGTTTCGTCAAGCTGATCAGCGACAAGACCCACGGCGAACTGCTCGGCGGGCACCTGATCGGCCCCGAGGTCACCGAGCTGCTGCCGGAGCTGACCCTGGCCCAGCAGTGGGACCTGACCGTGCACGAGGTGGCCCGCAACGTGCACGCCCACCCCACCCTCGGCGAGGCGGTCAAGGAGGCCATCCACGGCCTGGCCGGACACATGATCAACATGTGA
- a CDS encoding DUF7933 domain-containing protein — protein sequence MLNQRRALSALLAVVTAGTLVTTAQPAQAAPQPGLSAAYSARIAAVGSRWALVFTVTNADAPLVVAFSFGVSLPNGVTSPAAATSTCAATTVQVTSPGDYSISGALTGATPCTITVPVTSAAEGNYATCADDITGLTGLTAPLRCASIAFVAPYAS from the coding sequence ATGTTGAACCAGCGCCGCGCCCTGTCGGCCCTGCTCGCCGTGGTCACCGCGGGCACGCTCGTCACGACCGCCCAGCCAGCGCAGGCGGCTCCGCAGCCGGGCCTGAGCGCGGCCTACAGCGCGCGGATCGCGGCGGTCGGTAGCAGGTGGGCATTGGTGTTCACCGTGACCAACGCCGATGCCCCGCTCGTGGTCGCGTTCTCGTTCGGCGTGTCGCTGCCGAACGGCGTCACCAGCCCGGCCGCGGCGACCAGCACGTGCGCGGCGACGACCGTGCAGGTCACCTCACCGGGCGACTACAGCATCTCCGGCGCGCTGACCGGGGCGACACCGTGCACCATCACCGTGCCGGTGACCTCGGCCGCCGAAGGCAACTACGCGACCTGCGCCGACGACATCACCGGCCTGACGGGCCTGACCGCGCCGCTGCGGTGCGCGTCGATCGCCTTCGTCGCACCGTACGCGTCGTGA
- a CDS encoding choice-of-anchor P family protein, whose protein sequence is MRSVSRRWMMPAALALVSVVAVGTAQPAAAAPPAYYGSATATGAEATVVPLLFPPLPPTARANVNTTNVTPTTQTTGLPNLTTPVLGSLGAINTSASLTDTATTRTAAGTAGISDVSLVNALGSPVVAADSISSSATASISQGSTTVVRTGTVSVQNLTVAGQTFNGALPSQTIPISAGPISVTVYLNQQVVTANEIVVIPVRVVSTAPLVGVVADVRIGETRARLSATP, encoded by the coding sequence ATGCGCAGTGTCTCCCGACGCTGGATGATGCCTGCCGCGCTCGCCCTGGTGAGCGTGGTCGCGGTGGGGACGGCCCAACCCGCAGCGGCCGCGCCCCCCGCCTACTACGGATCCGCCACCGCCACCGGTGCCGAGGCCACGGTGGTCCCGCTGCTGTTCCCGCCCCTGCCGCCCACGGCGCGGGCCAACGTCAACACCACCAACGTGACCCCGACGACCCAGACCACCGGCCTGCCGAACCTGACCACCCCGGTCCTGGGCAGCCTGGGCGCGATCAACACCTCGGCCTCGCTGACCGACACCGCCACCACCCGCACCGCTGCGGGCACGGCGGGCATCAGCGACGTGTCCCTGGTCAACGCCCTCGGTTCGCCGGTGGTCGCGGCCGACTCGATCAGCTCCTCGGCGACCGCCTCGATCAGCCAGGGCTCCACGACGGTCGTGCGGACCGGCACCGTCAGCGTGCAGAACCTGACCGTCGCGGGCCAGACCTTCAACGGCGCGCTGCCGTCCCAGACGATCCCGATCAGCGCAGGCCCCATCTCGGTGACCGTCTACCTCAACCAGCAGGTCGTCACGGCCAACGAGATCGTCGTCATCCCCGTGCGCGTGGTCTCGACCGCGCCGCTGGTGGGGGTGGTCGCCGACGTGCGGATCGGCGAGACCCGGGCGCGCCTGAGCGCCACCCCGTAG
- a CDS encoding glutamate synthase subunit beta encodes MADPKGFLTTKRENAQHRPVFLRLKDWREVYDEFGNERVQKQAGRCMDCGIPFCHQGCPLGNLIPEWNTLVWRQDWQRAAERLHATNNFPEFTGTLCPAPCESACVLGINDDPVSIKRVEVSIVDRAWDEGWITPQLPATRTGKKVAVVGSGPAGLAAAQQLSRAGHDVVVFERADAIGGLLRYGIPEFKMEKARLDRRLEQMRAEGTEFRTGVDVGVDITAARLRAEFDAVVLAGGATAWRDLPIPGRELAGVHQAMEYLPPANKVAAGQLDRSPIHAAGKHVVVIGGGDTGADCVGTAHRQGAASVTQLEIMPRPPEARAAVTPWPTYPLLYRVTSAHEEGGERVYSVSTTEFVGDADGNVRALRLAEVELVDGRFTPVAGSEREIPADLVTLAMGFVGPEKGALLTDLGVDLDDRGNVARGRDFQTSVGGVFTAGDMGRGQSLIVWAIAEGRSAAAGVDAYLTQRTVLPRPIEPTDRPLV; translated from the coding sequence ATGGCTGACCCCAAGGGCTTTCTGACCACCAAGCGCGAGAACGCCCAGCACCGGCCGGTTTTCCTCCGCTTGAAGGACTGGCGCGAGGTCTACGACGAGTTCGGCAACGAGCGCGTCCAGAAGCAGGCCGGGCGCTGCATGGACTGCGGGATCCCGTTCTGCCACCAGGGTTGTCCGCTGGGGAACCTGATCCCGGAGTGGAACACCCTGGTGTGGCGGCAGGACTGGCAGCGGGCGGCCGAGCGGCTGCACGCGACCAACAACTTCCCCGAGTTCACCGGCACGCTGTGCCCGGCGCCGTGCGAGTCGGCCTGCGTGCTGGGCATCAACGACGACCCGGTGTCGATCAAGCGGGTCGAGGTGTCGATCGTCGACCGCGCCTGGGACGAGGGCTGGATCACCCCGCAGCTGCCCGCGACCCGCACCGGCAAGAAGGTCGCCGTCGTCGGGTCCGGCCCGGCGGGCCTGGCCGCGGCGCAGCAGCTCAGCCGCGCGGGCCACGACGTGGTGGTCTTCGAGCGGGCGGACGCCATCGGCGGGTTGCTGCGCTACGGCATCCCCGAGTTCAAGATGGAGAAGGCCCGGCTGGACCGGCGGCTGGAGCAGATGCGCGCGGAGGGCACCGAGTTCCGCACCGGCGTCGACGTCGGCGTGGACATCACCGCCGCCCGGCTGCGGGCCGAGTTCGACGCCGTGGTGCTCGCCGGTGGGGCCACCGCGTGGCGCGACCTGCCCATCCCCGGGCGCGAGCTGGCCGGGGTGCACCAGGCGATGGAGTACCTGCCACCCGCCAACAAGGTCGCGGCCGGTCAGCTTGACCGCTCGCCCATCCACGCCGCGGGCAAGCACGTGGTGGTCATCGGCGGCGGCGACACCGGCGCGGACTGCGTCGGCACGGCGCACCGCCAAGGCGCGGCGTCGGTGACCCAGCTGGAGATCATGCCGCGGCCGCCGGAGGCCAGGGCCGCGGTCACCCCGTGGCCGACCTACCCGCTGCTGTACCGGGTGACCTCGGCCCACGAGGAGGGCGGCGAGCGCGTGTACTCGGTGTCCACCACCGAGTTCGTCGGCGACGCCGACGGCAACGTCCGCGCGCTGCGGCTCGCCGAGGTCGAACTGGTCGACGGCCGGTTCACCCCGGTCGCGGGCTCCGAGCGGGAGATCCCGGCCGACCTGGTCACCCTGGCCATGGGGTTCGTCGGCCCGGAGAAGGGCGCACTGCTCACCGACCTGGGCGTCGACCTCGACGACCGGGGCAACGTCGCCCGCGGCCGGGACTTCCAGACCTCGGTCGGCGGCGTGTTCACCGCGGGCGACATGGGCCGCGGCCAGTCGCTGATCGTGTGGGCCATCGCCGAGGGCCGGTCCGCGGCCGCCGGGGTGGACGCCTACCTGACCCAGCGCACCGTCCTGCCCCGCCCGATCGAGCCGACCGACCGCCCCCTGGTCTGA